From a single Kryptolebias marmoratus isolate JLee-2015 linkage group LG6, ASM164957v2, whole genome shotgun sequence genomic region:
- the ybey gene encoding endoribonuclease YbeY: protein MGVVIRNLQKVVPLRRSRLRRDVDTLRHILGIQKFDLGIVCVDNHRIQQINNIYRKKNVPTDVLSFPYYEDLRPGKLPCPLHRDELNLGDIFLGVEFVMKQCQEESLDLHGCLTVVTAHGICHLLGYRHETDEEWTEMLQRESYILSEFSRLTGRHLEPLMKRCSQET, encoded by the exons ATGGGAGTAGTAATACGGAATCTCCAGAAGGTGGTTCCTCTCCGGCGCTCCAGGCTGCGCAGAGACGTGGACACGCTGAGGCACATCCTGGGCATCCAGAAATTTGATCTGGGCATCGTTTGCGTCGACAACCACAGGATTCAGCAGATTAATAACATCTACAGGAAGAAAAACGTCCCCACAGATGTCCTCTCCTTCCCGTACTATGAG GACCTGAGACCAGGGAAGCTGCCTTGTCCTCTTCACAGAGATGAGCTGAACCTTGGGGACATTTTTCTGGGGGTTGAGTTTGTGATGAAGCAGTGTCAAGAGGAATCATTAGACCTCCACGGTTGTCTTACA GTGGTGACCGCACACGGCATCTGCCACCTGCTGGGCTACAGGCACGAAACGGACGAAGAGTGGACCGAG ATGCTGCAGAGGGAGAGCTACATTCTGAGCGAGTTCAGCCGCCTGACGGGCCGCCATCTGGAGCCGCTCATGAAGAGATGCAGCCAGGAGACGTGA